The genome window GGATACAGCGCGCTGAGCGAGGCCATGCAGGCGCGGATTTCCGGCAAGACACTGGCTGCGGCCGTCGCCTTGACCAGGTCGGCGTCCGATGGTGGCGTCGCCGCCGGTATCGTCGACGCGCCGCCGACGGCGGCGGGCAAGGTCACGCTGCCCAGCGCGCTGTTGGTGGCGATCAGGGTGACCGTCGCCATGGCGCCTTGCGCTTCCGCGGGCGCGACGAGGATCTGGTCCAGCACGGCGTCCATGCCCGTGCCGTTGGCAACAAAGGCGCCCGTCAACGGATTGGTATTGCCGGTATTGATCGGTTTGATCATGGCGACGACGGCGGCCACGGCCGCATCGAGCCGTTGCTGGGTCGCCGCCGTGGCCAGCGCCGTGGTGCAGGCGGCCGAGACCGTATTGGCGACGGGGGCGCAGACGGCGGCCAGGGCCGTGCCGCCGGGCTGGCCCGACGCCGTGGAGACGATCAGGTCGGTCAGCGGCGTGATGTTGACGGTTTGCCCCGCCGCGGTGGCGATGGAGTTGAGCGTCACTTGCTTGCCGCCGGACGTGCCGGTGATGCTGAGGAAAAACGGCGCCGTCATGCCGGCCACGTCGACCGTAAAGGCGCCACCGGCGCCGGTGTTGACCGCCACCGACACTTTGCCCTTGCTATCGATGGCCACGACGCTGCCCGCGACGGGCGCGCCGACGGCGGCCGTGCCGCTGACCGTCGTTGCCGGTGCCGGTACGACGGGAGGAATGGGCGGCGCCGGGTCGGCGGGGGTGCCGCCGCCGCCACAGGCGGCAAGAAGGAAGGTGGCGGCGCAGGCGGCAGCCAGCGGCAATAATTGATGCAAATTCTTTTTCATGACATCCCCTTGGTATTTTTTTTGGAATTACTGCCAGTAAACATTCTCAAAATTTTCCATGAATTGCAATTGATTTTTCATGGATGCATTGATAATGTCTAAGAAGAAATAAACCTGTCGGTTTTGCGCCGCAGTCAGAAAATAAATGTGATGAAAGATGCAAGTGAGCGGGGTGGGTCGGCCGCTGAAAAACAGGGGAGGGCGTCAATTGTGAAATAGTGCCGCCACGCCCTTTGCCATTCCGCAAAGCCCTGCTATAATCTTGTCTTAGGCGGCTGTAGCTCAGCTGGATAGAGTACTTGGCTACGAACCAAGGGGTCGTGGGTTCAATTCCTGCCAGCCGCACCAGAATATCGGGGGTCAGATTATAAAATCTGATCCCCTTTTTCGTTTCCGAATGGATTTATGTTGCGCCCGTGGCGCCGTGCCGGTATTGCCGGCGAAACGCGCGCGGCGTGACGTGCCTGGCGGCGCGGAACTGGCGGTTGAAATGCGCGAGGTTGCGGTAGCCCGCCTCTTGCGCGATGACGGCGATGGCGAGATTGCTCTCGATCAGCTGTTGGCAGGCGCGGCCGATGCGCAGCCGCGCCAGGTACTCGCCCGGCGTGCAATGCGCGTGGCGCTTGAAACAGCGGTGAAACGCGCCCAGCGACAGTGCCGCCTTCGGCGCCAGGGTTTCCAGTGCGATCTCTTCCCGGAAATGCGCGTGCATGAAATCAAACACGCTGGCCATGCGCTTGTGCTGCCCATCGGGCAGCGGCGCCTGCGCCATCGAGGCCAGCGGCCGCGCGCCCGTATCGCCGGCCAGATCCAGCAGCACGTCGAGCAGCAGCGGCAAGCGCTGCGGTACGGGCAGGGCGTTCAGTTGCAGCAGTTTATCTGCGCTGCGCGCGCTCATGTCCGCTGAAAAATGCAGGGCGGGACCGGCGCGGGCCGCCAGTTGCCGCAAGCCGTGCAACTCGGGAAAACAGGCCGCCAGCCGTTCCACCCATTCCAGCGAAAACCATACGACGACGGCCAGCATCGGCTGCGCGCCGTCGATGCGCTCGCTGGCCGACCACGTATGCGGCAAATTCGGCCCCAGCAGCACCAGGTCGCCCGGCTCGAAGTCGCCCAGGTGGTCGCCGATGTAGCGTTGTCCCCGGGCATTCACTGTGAGGGTCAGTTCGAACTGCGGGTGGTAATGCCAGATGAAGGGAATGGTGTCGAGTTCGCGCCACAGCAAGCCCCAGGAGTGGCCCGTCGGTATCGTGACTTGTTCGAATAAAGGCGTCATTGTGACGTTTGAAGCGTAGGAATAGTCAGGATAGTATCAGTATTGGCCACCCGGCGCGCATTTTACGGGGCCGTGCCATCGCACAATCTGTCTCACACCAACACAGGAGACAGCGATGCAAGACAAATATCAATACGGCGAAGACCGTCCCGGCAACCCGTCCGTGGCCTATACAGAGCAAACCCAGTTGCGCGACATCGAGAAACAGCTGCCCCTGCGCGTGCTGTCCGACAGCGATTTTTTACACTGGCAAACCTACGGCTACGTCATCGTCAAAGATGCCGTGTCGCCCGAGCAAGTGCGGCGCACAACAGATTTCCTGTGGGAGTTCCAGGGACTCGACCAGCATGATCCCGCCACCTGGAACCGGGACCAGTTGCGCGACCATGCGATGAAGGAACTCAACGGCTCCGGCATGGTCGAGGCCTATCACCACCAGACCCTGTGGGACAACCGCCAGACCCAACGCGTCTATGACGCCTTCGTCGACATCTGGGACCGTCAGGATTTGTGGGTGACCATCGACCGCGCCAACCTGAACACGCCGAACCATGGCAAACGCAAGTTTAGCGGTTTCATCCACTGGGATGCGGACACCACGCTCGACCCGCTGCCCGTCAACGTGCAGGGCGTGCTGGCCCTGTCCGACACCTCGCCCGAGAGCGGCGGTTTTCAATGCTATCCGGAACTGTTCAACAATTTGCTCGCGTGGCGCAAGACGGTGCCGCTCGACCGCAATCCGTGGCAGCCGGACCTGGCGACGGTGCCGTACCCGATGCAATTCATCGCCATGAAGAAGGGAGAACTGTTGATCTTCAACAGCCTGCTGGCGCACGGCATCCGCCCGAACACGTCCACGGACCAGGTGCGCCTGGCGCAATATATTTCCTTCACGCCAGCCCAGCAAGACAACCAGGCCTTGCGCGACTGGCGGGTGCAAAGCTGGCGCGAGCGCAGCGCGCCACAAGGTTATGCGTTTCCCGGCGACCCCGAGGAAAAGGAAAAGCTGTGCTATCCGCAGGCGCGTTTGACTGCGCTGGGCGAGCGGATCCTTGGCGCGCGCGACTGGTAAGCCACGTTCTGTCCGCCAGTCTTGCCTGCCGGATAGACAATTGCGGGTAAATGCACGATCATGGTTCGACTTGCCATCGACCGAGGAAACGCATGAGTATCATCACCTGCATCGAAGACTTGCGCGTGCTGGCCCAGAAACGGGTGCCGCGCATGTTTTACGACTACGCCGATTCCGGTTCCTGGACGGAATCGACGTACCGCGCCAACAACAGCGATTTCGCCAAGATCAAGTTCCGCCAGCGCGTGGCCGTCAACCTGGAAAACCGCAGCCTGGCTTCGACCATGGTCGGACAGGCCGTTTCCATGCCGGTGGCCCTGTCGCCCACGGGCTTGACGGGCATGCAGCATGCGGATGGCGAAATTCTCGCGGCCCAGGCCGCTGAAAAATTCGGCGTGCCGTTCACCCTGTCGACCATGAGCATCTGCTCGATCGAGGACGTGGCGGCGAACACGACGAAACCGTTCTGGTTCCAGCTGTACGTGATGAAAGACCGCGAATTCATCAACCGCCTGATCGACCGCGCCAAGGCGGCCAAGTGCGGCGCGCTCGTATTGACGCTGGACTTGCAGGTGCTGGGACAGCGCCACAAGGACTTGCGCAACGGCCTGTCCGCGCCGCCCAAGCTGACCATTCCGAACATCCTCAACATGGCCACCAAGCCGCGCTGGGTGGCGGGCATGCTGGGCACGAAACGGCGCGGCTTCGGCAACATCGTCGGCCACGCCACGTCCGTGTCGGACATGTCGTCGCTGTCGGCCTGGACGCAGCAGCAGTTCGACCTGAGCCTGTCGTGGGCCGACGTGGAATGGATCAAGCAGCGCTGGGGTGGCAAACTCATCATCAAGGGCATCATGGACCCGGAAGACGCGCGCCTGGCCGTCAACAGCGGCGCCGACGCGCTGATCGTCTCGAACCACGGTGGGCGCCAGCTCGACGGCGCGCAATCGTCGATCGAAGCCTTGCCCGCCATCGTCGACGCCGTCGGCTGCCAGATCGAAGTGCACATGGACGGCGGCATCCGCTCGGGCCAGGACGTGATCAAGGCCGTGGCGCTGGGCGCCAAGGGCGTCTACATCGGCCGCCCGTTTTTATACGGCCTGGGCGCCATGGGCGGCCCGGGCGTGAGCAAATGCCTGGACATTATCCGCAATGAGCTCGACCTGACGATGGCGTTTTGCGGCTTGCGCGACTTGCAACAGGTGGATAAAAAAATCCTGCTGCCGGGCACGTTTTAAGCCGTCACCCGCACGAGGTTAAAACCTTCCGATGCGGCGGGCGGCACGAAGTGGCGAGTAATCTCATCAAATTGCGCGTCGCTGGTGGAAAACGGGTGCAGCCCGCTGGCATTGCGCTGGCGCAAGCGCGCCTTGCATGCGTCGTCTGGCACGTCCAAGTAATGCAGCACGTGCGGTGCGCCCGCCTGCTGGAACAGCTCGCGCATCCAGGCGCGGCTGGCGGGCGTATTCGCGGGGAAATCGAGCACGACGGACACGCCCGCCCGCAGCAGTTGCAGGGCCAGAGGCGCGATGGCCGCGCGCAGCCGCGCCGCGCAGGCCACATAGTCGGCCAGGCTGGCGATCTGGCCCGGATACAGCTGCGCCAGCAGGCTGTCTTCGCTGATGCGCACCGTGTGCGGTGCGCTGGCCAGCCGGGCCGTCAGGGTGGATTTGCCGGACGCAATCTTGCCGCACACGAGGTGCAGGGTGGGGGTAACGGGGGTGCTGGAAGTGGTTTGCATGGTCGCTCGCTCAGGTGAGTAAAACAAAGCCTGCGAGACGTCTTGATTGTTTGTTGCGTATCCAAGCCGCCTTGCAGGCGGCTTGGTCAATGTCATTCCTGTCCAGCCACCATGTGTAAAATGGCGGCAATAATCGATGGCAGGGGCGGGAATGACGATGGCATGGAGCAACAATGCCATGCGATGGATGGCGTTGTCAATGCTTGGTCTTTACTCGAACAATTGCCGGTACTGCGCATACGGTTCCATGCCCATGCTGGCGCGGCGCTGCTCCAGCCGCTGCGGATCGTCGATGGGGAAGGGGACCGTCTTGCCGGTGCTATCCGTGCGGAACTGGCTGCCGTACAGCTGCGGCAGCTTGTCATTGCTCAAGTCGCGGTCGATCGCCAGTGCGAGCTTCGATGGCGTGATCTCCCCCCGTGCCGCTGCTGCGCGCATCAGTGGCAGACTGCTTTTCAGAAAAAGTTCCGAGCCATGCTGGGCGATCAGCCAGGCGCTGCCCGCCGCCTTGTAGCCCACCATCGTTTGCGTGGGCCAGCCCTTGCTGGCGATGATTTGCCGCAAGCGTTGCTCACGTGCCTTATCCGTGGCCAGCATGCGCTGGCGTGTGGCCAGGTCCGGCCCCGTTGGCGGGAATCCCGGGCGCAGGGCCTGGTCTTCCTGTTCCATGGTCCGTAATTCCGCTGCCAGCGCCGCTTCGGGCACCGCGGCCGGATACAGCAGGAAGTCCAGCGCGCCCGCCGTGGCCGCGCTGAAGATGAGCTTGGGTTCCGCTTCCCAGTCGGGCGATTGCAAGAGCAGTACCAGTGTGGCGCCTTCCGGTACGTCAATGCGGTAGCGGCCATTTTCGACCGTGCCATGTATCCGCGGCTCGCCGTGCATGCGCTCGGCAACGATGGTGATGACTGGCGGCAACGGCGGGCCGTTGCTGCGGATGGTGCCGCTCAGTTCGAAGGCGCCCGCATGGGCGCTCCAGCACAGCAGGATGGCGAAGGTCAGGCGTGGCATCGGAGTCCGTTCAGGAGTGGGGGAGGTCGAGCAAGGTCCAGGTTTCACGGAACGTGGCCGCATCGAGCGGCCGCGCATGCGGGTCGTCGGGCTGGAACAGGCCGCCGATCAGCATATCCTGGATGGCGCCCGTGAAGCCGCCATACGCTGCGCGGCCCCACTGGCGGCGCGTGTGGGCGAAGACGACGGCACCTTGCTGCGCCGCCAGTTGCGCCAGCGCTTGCCGCAAGGTGGCGGCCCCTTCCGGGCCCATGTCCGTGGCGATGGCGTACACTAGGCGCTGGCCGAATTGCAGGGGCTTGCCTGCCAGTCCCAGCAGCGATTCGTTGGCCAGCGCGAGGAACACATCGGGCGCCTGGTCGTCTTTTTCGCAGACGGTCCAGGTGGGCGCCCAGGCTTCCAGGGTCATGAAGCGCGCTTGCGTCGTGGCCGCCGTGTGCGTCCACTTCGCGTGCGATTTTTCATCCCAGCCCAGGCGGCCAAAGGGAATCGGCTTGCCCTTGGGGTTGTATTGATGGCTGCGCACGCCGGCCTTGCCCCGCGCTTGCGCCATCAGGCCATCGAGGCTGGCGGCAAACGGCGTCCATTGCGCCGCCTGCCACAGCGGCGCGGCATCGGGCGCGGCCAGCAGCAGGAACACTTCGTACTCACGTGAAAAAAACGCCATCTACCTTCCTTATCGTTGCAGTTCAGATATGGCCGCCCGCTGGCTGGGGCGCAGCAGGTAGACGCCATACAGGCACAGGGGCAGCACGGCCAGCAGGGCGATAGTCGGCAGGATCGATGCGCCGTCTTCGGCCGGGTTGGGCAAGGTGGCCGTCACCAGCGCGTAGTCCCATAGTCCATGCACGAGGACCATCGGCCATACCGAGCGGGTGCGCAGGCGGATGGCCGCATAGCCGACGCCTTGCAGGGTGGCGGCGACGGCTTGCCACACGGCGCCGCTGACGTCGCCCGTGGCCAGGCCGTTGGCCAAGTGGGCCAGGCCGAACAGCGCCGAGGACATCAAAACGGCGGGCCAGACGGCGTAGCGGTCCAGCATGCCCTGCAGCAAGATGGCGCGGAACATCAGTTCTTCCGAGATGGCCACCAGCGCCGCATTGCACGCCACGATCAGCAGCACGCGCGGCTGCGGCCAGCCGCCCGCCCAGGCCAGCAGCAACATCAGCAAGGCATACAGCAGCGGTGGCCAGACCAGCCACGTGCTTTTCCATGGCTGCGGCGCGCACAGGCCCGCCGCGCGGCGCTGGCCGGACGCCAGCAGCAGCGCCAGTGCGAACACGGCGGCCAGCGCCCACGACAGGCCGATACGGCCGGTGACGGCTGCGCCCGGCAAGGCGTAGCCGGCCGCTTCCAGCCAGCGGCCGCCCATGCTCAGGGCCAGCCAGATGGCCAGTGCGCCGATGGCGAGCGGCATGGTGAGGTGGATTCTGGGGATGGACATGGTCGGCTTCGGTGTGTGCTGCATCGTTTACTGCGTGCATGAGCGGATCATGAAGTTGCATCTATGATATGGATAAACATTGCCATAGTACATTAAAAGCCGCGCTGCAAAGTTGCCACATCATTACAATTGCATGGAATAATAAGCATTGCTCGTCTCAACCTTCGATTGGAGTTGTATGGCTTACACGAAAATCCTCACCACTGAACGCCTGATCCTGCGCAAGCCGCAGCCATCCGATGAAGCGGCCCAATTCGCCATGCATGCCGACCCCGAAGTGATGCGCTATTTCAGCGAGCCGCCGTGGACCGATGCCAGCCGCGCCACGCGCCAGATTGCCGAAGACAGCGCCGCTTTCGAGAAAGAGGAATTCTTCCGCTTCGCCGTCGAGCTGAAAGCGACGGGCGAATACCTGGGCAGCTGCAGCCTGTTTTCCGAACACCGGCAGAACCGCCGCGCCGAAATCGGCTACGCGCTGGGCCGTCCGTACTGGGGCCGTGGCTATATGCACGAAGCCTTGTCGGCGCTGCTCGAATTCGCCTTCGTCGAGCGCGACCTGAACCGCCTGGAAGCCGACATCGACCCGCATAACGCCGGTTCGGCCAGCGCCCTGGAGCGCCAGGGTTTCAACAAGGAAGGCTTCCTGCCCGAACGCTGGATCGTGGGGGGCCACGTCAGCGATTCGGCGCTGTACGGCTTGCTGCGGCGCGAGTGGGAAGCGCGGCGTTTGCAAGCAGGATAATCATGGGGCAGCGGAAGACATTTTCCATCCCGCTCATCCTGGCGCTGTGCCTTGCCGCCATCATTGGCGGAAATTTGCTGGGCATTTATTTGCTGCGCGATATGCCAAATGATCAACATGCGTGCACCATCGCTTGTGCGAAGAACAATCAGACGGGTTATCTGGTGTATGTCTACGGTGCCGCGCAAACTGCAGGTATGCGCGGCAAAGGCCCGGCAGAATGCCAGTGCCGGTAAGCCGCGTGGCTTTTATTGAGCACGACAGGGAATGTAGACAGGATTAAGACTGATGCAAAGAATCGAAGATTTCCAGCAAGCACTGGGCCACGCCTTGCCAGCGTACTACAAGGGCTTTCTGCAGCACTGGCAAGAGGGCATGCGGGGCGAGCAGGTATTGCTGTACGGCGCAGAAAGTTTGATGGAGCGCAACGAAACATATGACA of Janthinobacterium sp. PAMC25594 contains these proteins:
- a CDS encoding DUF6624 domain-containing protein → MPRLTFAILLCWSAHAGAFELSGTIRSNGPPLPPVITIVAERMHGEPRIHGTVENGRYRIDVPEGATLVLLLQSPDWEAEPKLIFSAATAGALDFLLYPAAVPEAALAAELRTMEQEDQALRPGFPPTGPDLATRQRMLATDKAREQRLRQIIASKGWPTQTMVGYKAAGSAWLIAQHGSELFLKSSLPLMRAAAARGEITPSKLALAIDRDLSNDKLPQLYGSQFRTDSTGKTVPFPIDDPQRLEQRRASMGMEPYAQYRQLFE
- a CDS encoding CPBP family intramembrane glutamic endopeptidase, producing MSIPRIHLTMPLAIGALAIWLALSMGGRWLEAAGYALPGAAVTGRIGLSWALAAVFALALLLASGQRRAAGLCAPQPWKSTWLVWPPLLYALLMLLLAWAGGWPQPRVLLIVACNAALVAISEELMFRAILLQGMLDRYAVWPAVLMSSALFGLAHLANGLATGDVSGAVWQAVAATLQGVGYAAIRLRTRSVWPMVLVHGLWDYALVTATLPNPAEDGASILPTIALLAVLPLCLYGVYLLRPSQRAAISELQR
- a CDS encoding alpha-hydroxy acid oxidase; amino-acid sequence: MSIITCIEDLRVLAQKRVPRMFYDYADSGSWTESTYRANNSDFAKIKFRQRVAVNLENRSLASTMVGQAVSMPVALSPTGLTGMQHADGEILAAQAAEKFGVPFTLSTMSICSIEDVAANTTKPFWFQLYVMKDREFINRLIDRAKAAKCGALVLTLDLQVLGQRHKDLRNGLSAPPKLTIPNILNMATKPRWVAGMLGTKRRGFGNIVGHATSVSDMSSLSAWTQQQFDLSLSWADVEWIKQRWGGKLIIKGIMDPEDARLAVNSGADALIVSNHGGRQLDGAQSSIEALPAIVDAVGCQIEVHMDGGIRSGQDVIKAVALGAKGVYIGRPFLYGLGAMGGPGVSKCLDIIRNELDLTMAFCGLRDLQQVDKKILLPGTF
- a CDS encoding AraC family transcriptional regulator; its protein translation is MTPLFEQVTIPTGHSWGLLWRELDTIPFIWHYHPQFELTLTVNARGQRYIGDHLGDFEPGDLVLLGPNLPHTWSASERIDGAQPMLAVVVWFSLEWVERLAACFPELHGLRQLAARAGPALHFSADMSARSADKLLQLNALPVPQRLPLLLDVLLDLAGDTGARPLASMAQAPLPDGQHKRMASVFDFMHAHFREEIALETLAPKAALSLGAFHRCFKRHAHCTPGEYLARLRIGRACQQLIESNLAIAVIAQEAGYRNLAHFNRQFRAARHVTPRAFRRQYRHGATGAT
- a CDS encoding GNAT family N-acetyltransferase; translation: MAYTKILTTERLILRKPQPSDEAAQFAMHADPEVMRYFSEPPWTDASRATRQIAEDSAAFEKEEFFRFAVELKATGEYLGSCSLFSEHRQNRRAEIGYALGRPYWGRGYMHEALSALLEFAFVERDLNRLEADIDPHNAGSASALERQGFNKEGFLPERWIVGGHVSDSALYGLLRREWEARRLQAG
- a CDS encoding phytanoyl-CoA dioxygenase family protein; translation: MQDKYQYGEDRPGNPSVAYTEQTQLRDIEKQLPLRVLSDSDFLHWQTYGYVIVKDAVSPEQVRRTTDFLWEFQGLDQHDPATWNRDQLRDHAMKELNGSGMVEAYHHQTLWDNRQTQRVYDAFVDIWDRQDLWVTIDRANLNTPNHGKRKFSGFIHWDADTTLDPLPVNVQGVLALSDTSPESGGFQCYPELFNNLLAWRKTVPLDRNPWQPDLATVPYPMQFIAMKKGELLIFNSLLAHGIRPNTSTDQVRLAQYISFTPAQQDNQALRDWRVQSWRERSAPQGYAFPGDPEEKEKLCYPQARLTALGERILGARDW
- a CDS encoding ATP-binding protein, translated to MQTTSSTPVTPTLHLVCGKIASGKSTLTARLASAPHTVRISEDSLLAQLYPGQIASLADYVACAARLRAAIAPLALQLLRAGVSVVLDFPANTPASRAWMRELFQQAGAPHVLHYLDVPDDACKARLRQRNASGLHPFSTSDAQFDEITRHFVPPAASEGFNLVRVTA